Proteins from one Cicer arietinum cultivar CDC Frontier isolate Library 1 chromosome 3, Cicar.CDCFrontier_v2.0, whole genome shotgun sequence genomic window:
- the LOC101507457 gene encoding uncharacterized protein, producing MASSLSVSKLTTPNASASLPEALRRRSSKTCFLALVPSVTNYKINLSASLRTTHLNAFQSSLRIRCSQADGNGSPAKRTVLHDLYEKQGQSPWYDNLCRPVTDLIPLIESGVRGVTSNPAIFQKAISSSSAYNDQFRELVQAGKDIESAYWELVVKDIQDACKLFEPIYDETDGGDGYVSVEVSPRLADDTQGTIEDAKWLHKVVSRPNVYIKIPATAACVPSIKEVIANGISVNVTLIFSLERYEAVIDAYLDGLEASGLNDLSRVTSVASFFVSRVDTLIDKNLEKIGTPEALNLRGKAAVAQAALAYQLYQRKFSGPRWEALVKKGAKKQRLLWASTSVKNPAYPDTLYVAPLIGPDTVSTMPDQALQAFIDHGIVARTIDSNASEAEGIYNALQKLGIDWRSVGSQLELEGVDSFKKSFESLLDTLQEKANSLKLVSL from the exons atggCTTCTTCACTTTCCGTTTCCAAACTCACAACGCCAAACGCAAGCGCTTCTTTACCAGAAGCGCTTCGACGCAGATCTTCTAAAACGTGCTTCCTCGCTTTGGTTCCTTCCGTAACTAATTACAAAATTAACCTCTCCGCTTCTCTTCGAACTACTCATTTGAACGCTTTTCAATCCTCTTTACg GATTAGATGCTCCCAAGCAGATGGAAATGGAAGTCCTGCAAAGAGGACAGTACTTCATGATCTTTATGAGAAACAAGGGCAGAGTCCATGGTATGATAATCTCTGCCGACCTGTTACAGATCTGATTCCTCTTATAGAAAGTGGTGTCAGAGGTGTCACTAGCAACCCAGCg ATCTTTCAGAAAGCTATCTCATCTTCAAGTGCTTACAATGATCAGTTCAG GGAACTTGTGCAAGCAGGGAAAGACATTGAAAGTGCATATTGGGAACTTGTAGTGAAGGACATTCAAGATGCTTGCAAACTATTTGAACCAATTTATGATGAAACAGATGGTGGCGATGGCTATGTTTCTGTTGAAGTATCTCCTAGACTTGCTGATGATACTCAAGGAACCATAGAAGATGCAAAATGGCTTCATAAAGTGGTTTCTCGCCCCAATGTGTATATTAAGATTCCAGCTACAGCTGCATGTGTCCCTTCAATTAAGGAAGTTATTGCCAATGGAATTAGTGTCAACGTGACT CTGATATTCTCTCTTGAAAGATATGAAGCTGTCATTGATGCTTACTTGGATGGTCTTGAGGCATCTGGGTTAAATGATCTCTCTAGAGTCACAAGTGTTGCCTCGTTCTTTGTCAGCCGAGTGGACACTCTCATTGACAAGAACCTTGAGAAAATTGGCACCCCAGAGGCCCTTAACCTACGTGGCAAG GCAGCAGTAGCCCAAGCAGCCCTAGCTTATCAGCTCTACCAAAGGAAATTTTCAGGTCCAAGGTGGGAAGCTCTAGTCAAAAAAGGCGCCAAGAAGCAAAGGCTCCTTTGGGCCTCAACTAGCGTCAAGAATCCTGCGTATCCTGACACCTTATATGTTGCTCCTCTTATTGGACCTGACACT gTATCTACCATGCCAGACCAAGCCCTTCAAGCATTTATCGATCACGGTATTGTAGCCAGAACGATAGACTCAAACGCATCTGAAGCTGAAGGAATTTACAATGCTCTCCAGAAGTTGGGCATTGATTGGAGATCTGTTGGTTCCCAGCTTGAACTTGAAGGAGTTGATTCATTTAAGAAGAGCTTTGAAAGCCTCCTGGATACCCTGCAGGAAAAGGCTAATTCTCTTAAGTTGGTTAGTCTGTGA